In Dendrosporobacter quercicolus, a single genomic region encodes these proteins:
- a CDS encoding type I CRISPR-associated protein Cas7 encodes MKMTNRIYGVAAIRSIMANWNADFSSRPKTISNGTIFGSDKAFKYPIKRMWQATGEKVLAIKSFKIGAKGKEGEDEAGKLQPRDLQERYEQIFQTAINDKTPSKEVLKNLFSAIDVMNFGVTFAEKKQNISITGAVQIAQGFNKYRETEIESQDILSPYRNSSEKKEKAMASTLGSKIVTDEAHYFYSFAVNPDNYLEYLDLGIDGFEGYTWEAYQKFKQGCLVAATAFHTNSKSGSENEFALFVQCKENSHLYLPNLDRYVDFSKQDERNLIILTRLAELLKGHEQSIECVEVYYNPLDTAIEADGLNCTEYDLFGRAMKG; translated from the coding sequence ATGAAAATGACTAACCGGATTTATGGAGTTGCGGCCATTCGCAGCATCATGGCGAACTGGAATGCGGATTTCAGCTCCAGGCCGAAAACGATTTCCAATGGGACCATCTTTGGCAGCGATAAAGCGTTTAAGTATCCAATTAAAAGAATGTGGCAGGCAACCGGTGAGAAAGTGCTGGCAATCAAGTCGTTTAAAATTGGCGCAAAAGGCAAGGAGGGCGAAGATGAGGCCGGAAAGCTGCAGCCCCGGGATTTACAGGAGCGGTATGAACAAATTTTTCAGACTGCCATTAATGATAAAACTCCCTCTAAAGAAGTCCTGAAAAATCTTTTTTCAGCAATTGACGTCATGAATTTTGGCGTTACTTTTGCTGAAAAAAAGCAGAATATCAGCATTACCGGCGCAGTGCAAATCGCTCAGGGCTTCAATAAATACCGCGAAACAGAAATTGAAAGCCAGGATATTCTTTCGCCCTACCGGAATTCCAGTGAAAAAAAAGAAAAAGCTATGGCTTCGACCCTTGGCAGCAAGATTGTCACCGATGAGGCTCATTATTTTTATTCGTTTGCCGTAAATCCCGACAATTATCTGGAATATCTGGATTTGGGCATTGACGGGTTTGAAGGGTACACCTGGGAGGCTTATCAGAAATTTAAACAGGGCTGCCTGGTAGCGGCGACTGCATTTCATACCAATAGCAAGAGCGGCAGTGAAAACGAGTTTGCCTTATTTGTGCAATGCAAAGAAAACAGCCATTTATATTTGCCTAATTTGGACAGGTATGTTGATTTCAGCAAGCAGGATGAGCGTAATCTCATCATCCTCACCAGACTGGCTGAGCTGCTTAAGGGACACGAACAAAGCATTGAGTGCGTGGAAGTATACTATAATCCGCTGGATACCGCGATTGAAGCCGACGGTCTGAATTGTACGGAATATGACTTATTTGGCCGGGCAATGAAAGGTTGA
- the cas5b gene encoding type I-B CRISPR-associated protein Cas5b has product MMKTKAIKFRLSGDAACFRKPDVNAQVYFTYHNIHRIALLGLLGAILGLKGYRNHRLFDEQQSGYPQFYEKLTGLKVAIRPEAERGYFAKKIQYFNNSVGYASKETGGNLQVFEQWLERPAWTIYLAQGSAEPELWDQLTEYLSGGKCVYLPYLGKNEFPAVLEKVEFCELEPVQQDEPVFIHSLFTGELAEIDDTETEGDQLPFLFSERAPVALQPEHNFYVLQQCFYTNCMVIQVPGVLLRDGEKVLFFL; this is encoded by the coding sequence ATGATGAAAACCAAAGCAATTAAATTCAGACTGTCCGGCGATGCCGCCTGTTTCCGGAAGCCTGATGTGAATGCGCAGGTCTACTTTACTTACCACAATATTCACCGGATTGCTCTGCTGGGCTTGCTGGGGGCAATCCTGGGCCTGAAGGGCTACCGGAATCATCGTTTGTTTGATGAGCAACAAAGCGGCTATCCCCAATTCTATGAAAAACTGACTGGACTGAAAGTGGCGATAAGACCGGAAGCCGAGCGGGGGTATTTCGCGAAAAAAATTCAGTATTTCAATAACAGCGTAGGCTATGCCTCAAAGGAGACCGGGGGCAATTTGCAGGTCTTTGAGCAATGGCTGGAACGGCCGGCCTGGACAATCTACCTTGCCCAAGGAAGCGCGGAGCCGGAGTTATGGGATCAATTGACGGAGTATTTAAGCGGCGGAAAATGCGTTTATCTTCCTTATCTGGGGAAAAACGAATTTCCTGCGGTGCTTGAGAAGGTTGAGTTTTGCGAACTGGAACCGGTACAGCAGGACGAACCGGTATTTATTCATTCGTTGTTTACCGGCGAGCTGGCGGAAATTGACGACACCGAGACAGAGGGAGACCAATTGCCCTTTCTATTTTCCGAGCGTGCTCCGGTGGCGCTGCAGCCCGAGCATAACTTTTATGTCCTGCAACAATGTTTTTATACTAACTGTATGGTGATTCAGGTCCCCGGCGTTTTGTTGCGGGACGGCGAGAAGGTGCTGTTCTTTTTATGA
- a CDS encoding CRISPR-associated helicase/endonuclease Cas3, protein MRAIDELLSDPRYWAHTDKGKEPETLAAHSNLCLHYYHRFCRKKGLDAIIKRTIVQCGCDERETADIYRFFVKAVYLHDIGKINPVYQRKVLKNPAFPVVNNSRNHALLSAYIYLCEHLESLPVKDVKKYSYFLFSFSYCIARHHGYLKNIGDYKDKLQDCIEKNGCYDTALNLAKNSIFTPDRGYDRLKKIVADETAFYILNKLLFSAITACDYCATSEYKNGVAVDICTIDDPAEFITRYRDGALYVGIQQYQHNKHVFSGSINAQRCELFLEAERNLREYPDACLYYLEAPTGSGKTNISINLFLTLLNERKELSNVFYIFPFNTLVEQTAEVLGQYFVYGEELAVVNSLTPIYVEASGRQAAGAEDEQEYDYEKAALNKLLNNYPLVVTSHVNFFNALFSTGREPCFPLLKLCNSVVIIDEIQSYRNAIWQQIILFLLQYARLLNIKVIMMSATLPKLDLLLDGHDYDIVDLIKDPQVYYRNHFFQQRVELDFSLLAFQKIDLTVLRDKVLQYKHKKVLIEFINKNTAREFFKLMCQESAVYCVEITGDDNSCCRKAVIQEIKERTSLIVIATQVIEAGVDIDMDVGFKDVSLPDAEEQFLGRINRSCLRSGKAYFFHYDDAKKIYGNDERLNYPVTRPEIAEMLRKKDFKGIYEGILQDVKKIGQSRTAKHIHYTYEKCLTLSYQDIERDMQLIAPTWQIFLAYELQEGAKLISGREVWRRYKEICRAKDMGYGRRKVELSILAEQMSYFTYQVYGVGQQALGCDEEFGGYYYIEDGERFIEYGKFNRKAFVRQGKGLFL, encoded by the coding sequence ATGCGTGCTATTGATGAACTTCTGAGTGATCCCCGCTACTGGGCCCACACGGATAAGGGGAAAGAGCCGGAGACGCTGGCTGCGCATAGCAATTTATGCCTTCACTATTATCACCGGTTTTGCCGGAAGAAAGGCTTGGACGCAATCATTAAGCGAACGATTGTCCAATGCGGCTGTGATGAGCGGGAAACGGCGGATATCTACCGGTTTTTTGTTAAAGCTGTTTATTTGCACGACATTGGCAAGATCAATCCGGTGTATCAGCGCAAAGTATTGAAAAACCCGGCATTTCCTGTGGTGAATAACAGCCGCAATCATGCCTTGCTGTCAGCTTATATCTATCTGTGTGAACACCTGGAAAGCCTTCCGGTGAAGGATGTCAAAAAGTATTCCTATTTTTTGTTTTCTTTTAGTTATTGTATTGCCCGGCATCATGGCTATCTTAAAAATATTGGCGATTATAAAGATAAACTGCAGGATTGCATAGAGAAGAACGGCTGTTACGATACAGCGCTCAATTTAGCTAAGAACAGTATTTTTACGCCGGACAGGGGTTATGACCGGCTGAAAAAGATCGTCGCTGATGAAACGGCTTTCTATATTTTGAATAAGCTGTTGTTTAGCGCCATTACGGCCTGTGACTATTGCGCCACCTCAGAGTATAAGAACGGGGTAGCTGTGGATATTTGTACAATTGACGATCCGGCCGAATTTATAACCAGGTATCGCGATGGAGCGCTGTACGTCGGTATTCAGCAATATCAACACAATAAACATGTTTTTTCCGGGTCAATCAATGCGCAGCGCTGTGAGCTGTTTTTGGAGGCCGAACGGAACCTGCGGGAGTATCCGGACGCCTGTCTGTATTATCTGGAAGCGCCCACCGGGTCGGGAAAGACCAACATATCCATCAATTTATTTTTGACGTTGCTGAATGAACGGAAGGAATTATCCAATGTTTTTTATATTTTCCCGTTTAATACGCTGGTGGAGCAGACGGCGGAGGTTTTGGGCCAGTATTTTGTGTACGGAGAAGAGCTGGCAGTGGTTAATTCGCTAACCCCAATATATGTTGAAGCTTCCGGGCGGCAAGCTGCCGGTGCGGAGGACGAGCAGGAATATGATTATGAAAAAGCGGCACTCAATAAGCTTTTGAATAATTACCCGTTGGTAGTGACTTCTCATGTCAACTTTTTCAATGCATTGTTCAGCACCGGGCGGGAGCCGTGCTTTCCTCTGCTTAAATTATGCAACAGTGTGGTAATTATTGACGAGATTCAAAGCTACCGTAATGCTATTTGGCAGCAGATTATCTTATTTTTATTGCAGTATGCCAGGCTGTTGAATATAAAGGTCATCATGATGTCGGCTACTCTGCCCAAACTGGATCTATTGCTGGACGGCCATGATTATGACATCGTGGATTTAATTAAAGACCCGCAGGTATATTACCGGAATCATTTTTTTCAGCAGCGGGTGGAATTGGACTTTTCGCTGCTGGCTTTTCAAAAGATCGATTTAACAGTGTTACGGGATAAAGTGTTGCAGTATAAGCACAAAAAGGTGCTGATAGAATTCATTAATAAAAACACGGCCAGGGAATTTTTCAAGCTAATGTGTCAGGAATCGGCTGTTTATTGTGTGGAAATAACGGGTGATGACAATTCGTGCTGCAGGAAAGCCGTGATTCAGGAGATCAAAGAAAGGACAAGCCTAATCGTGATTGCAACCCAGGTGATCGAGGCCGGAGTGGATATTGATATGGATGTGGGGTTTAAAGATGTATCCCTGCCTGATGCCGAAGAACAGTTTTTGGGACGGATTAACCGCTCCTGTCTGCGGAGCGGCAAAGCGTATTTTTTTCATTATGATGATGCAAAAAAAATCTACGGCAATGATGAGCGGCTCAATTATCCCGTCACCAGGCCGGAAATTGCAGAAATGCTGCGGAAAAAGGATTTTAAAGGAATTTATGAGGGGATTTTGCAGGATGTCAAAAAGATCGGCCAGTCAAGAACCGCTAAGCACATACATTACACCTATGAAAAATGTCTAACATTGAGTTATCAGGATATTGAACGGGATATGCAGCTAATTGCACCAACTTGGCAAATTTTCCTGGCGTATGAGCTGCAAGAAGGGGCGAAGCTTATTTCCGGGCGGGAAGTGTGGCGGCGTTACAAGGAAATCTGCCGGGCGAAGGATATGGGGTATGGACGGCGGAAGGTGGAACTGTCCATACTGGCTGAACAAATGTCGTATTTTACTTATCAGGTATACGGCGTTGGTCAACAGGCTTTGGGGTGTGATGAGGAGTTTGGCGGCTATTATTATATCGAAGATGGCGAACGGTTTATTGAGTATGGCAAATTTAACCGTAAAGCGTTTGTTCGCCAGGGGAAAGGGCTGTTTTTATGA
- a CDS encoding CRISPR-associated protein Cas4, which produces MRLTGTLVNYYWHCPRQCWLFYHKINMEDNSEDVRIGRVLHALNAGKDGELAIDQIKLDKITDEYVVELKKSDADLKAAMAQIQFYLMRLAEKGIYRKGRLEVWEKNKQDKKVHYTELNKELIQQLTRQYEEIEGFLRTVVPPAANLKRGCKRCAYYEYCYI; this is translated from the coding sequence ATGAGGTTGACGGGCACGCTGGTTAACTATTACTGGCATTGTCCCCGGCAATGCTGGTTGTTCTATCATAAAATTAACATGGAAGATAACTCCGAGGATGTGCGGATAGGCCGGGTATTGCATGCGCTTAATGCAGGAAAGGATGGAGAATTAGCCATTGATCAAATTAAACTGGATAAAATCACGGATGAATATGTGGTGGAGTTGAAGAAATCCGATGCCGACCTGAAAGCGGCTATGGCTCAAATTCAGTTTTATTTAATGCGGCTGGCTGAAAAAGGAATTTACCGGAAAGGGCGGCTTGAGGTTTGGGAAAAAAACAAGCAAGACAAAAAGGTTCATTATACGGAGCTTAATAAAGAACTGATTCAGCAGCTTACCCGCCAATATGAGGAAATTGAGGGGTTTCTGCGTACGGTGGTTCCCCCGGCGGCTAATTTAAAGAGAGGCTGTAAACGGTGCGCCTATTATGAGTATTGCTATATTTAA
- the cas2 gene encoding CRISPR-associated endonuclease Cas2, with protein sequence MSNVNYNYAFIFYDIGEKRVQKVFKICKRYFKHHQKSVFRGHITPANLIELKNELNKIIDKEEDFITVIKLKSKADFSEDVLGSDHKKTESLII encoded by the coding sequence ATGAGCAATGTTAATTATAACTATGCTTTTATTTTTTATGATATTGGCGAAAAGCGGGTTCAGAAGGTTTTTAAAATTTGCAAGAGATATTTTAAACACCATCAGAAGTCGGTATTCCGGGGGCATATTACGCCGGCTAATTTAATTGAGTTAAAGAATGAACTTAATAAAATTATTGATAAAGAAGAGGATTTCATCACGGTGATTAAGTTGAAGAGTAAAGCCGACTTTAGCGAAGATGTTCTGGGGAGCGATCATAAGAAAACGGAGTCGCTGATCATTTGA
- a CDS encoding MFS transporter has translation MNNAAKRNPVVTLSLITAACLIGDSMLYIVLPTHWKEAGLNSLWEVGILLSVNRLVRIPLNPLVGWIYKKISIRTGFVFATIVALLTTLSYGFVQGFLPLLMIRCTWGLAWTFLRLGAYFTIIDCSDDSNRGHFMGRYNGLYRLGSLFGMLIGGVIADHYGLQNTAFVFGLLTLSSVPFAFFYIPTSKNYENQIDIKTNNSSIIWKDTDILWALAAGTFVAMIYQGMFTSTLSHLIEVHNSSTVYIGALAIGAASLGGILQALRWSWEPWLAPWIGKKSDEKNGRYFILVATLGLASLLFSLIPFQFPVLLWIVILIGIQITATFLTTIADALASDVAVKSSSKMKVMTTYSLLIDFGAAVGPIFGYLLSEYIGIYSAYWYAALLLAILAFKYSFLLIQVISPNNILKKKE, from the coding sequence TTGAATAATGCAGCGAAAAGAAATCCGGTAGTCACGCTCTCCTTAATTACCGCAGCCTGCCTTATAGGTGATTCTATGTTGTACATTGTATTACCAACGCATTGGAAGGAGGCGGGCTTAAACTCTTTATGGGAAGTTGGAATTCTCTTATCAGTGAATAGACTTGTACGAATACCGCTAAACCCACTTGTCGGATGGATATACAAAAAAATCAGCATTCGAACTGGCTTTGTTTTTGCTACTATAGTAGCGCTTTTAACTACTTTATCATATGGATTTGTACAAGGATTTTTACCATTGCTTATGATTCGTTGTACTTGGGGATTGGCTTGGACCTTTCTTCGCCTGGGAGCATATTTTACAATTATTGATTGTTCGGACGACTCAAATCGTGGTCACTTTATGGGGCGGTATAATGGACTATATCGCTTAGGTAGTTTGTTTGGAATGCTTATCGGAGGCGTTATCGCCGATCATTATGGCCTCCAAAACACTGCCTTTGTTTTCGGGTTACTCACTCTGTCTTCAGTCCCCTTTGCTTTCTTTTACATACCTACATCCAAAAATTACGAAAATCAAATCGATATTAAAACAAATAACTCCAGTATTATATGGAAAGACACAGATATTCTGTGGGCTTTAGCCGCCGGAACCTTTGTTGCAATGATTTATCAAGGTATGTTTACGTCGACCCTTAGCCACCTAATAGAAGTACATAACTCTTCAACCGTATACATTGGAGCGTTGGCAATTGGAGCTGCGTCTCTGGGAGGTATTTTACAAGCATTACGGTGGAGTTGGGAACCATGGCTAGCTCCCTGGATTGGGAAAAAATCTGATGAAAAAAATGGTCGTTACTTTATTTTGGTTGCGACATTGGGATTAGCCAGTCTTTTATTTAGTTTAATCCCATTCCAATTTCCGGTATTACTATGGATAGTTATTCTGATAGGCATACAAATTACAGCAACCTTTTTAACGACTATAGCAGACGCCCTTGCGTCTGATGTAGCCGTTAAATCGTCTTCGAAAATGAAAGTTATGACCACATATTCCCTTTTAATTGATTTCGGCGCAGCAGTTGGTCCAATATTTGGTTATTTACTTAGCGAATATATTGGAATATATTCCGCATACTGGTACGCTGCATTACTTTTAGCAATATTGGCATTCAAATACTCATTTCTTCTCATTCAAGTAATATCACCTAATAATATACTTAAGAAGAAGGAATAG
- a CDS encoding transposase gives MSRQARQKSESGIYHIIVRGINKQVIFEDDEDREKFIGYLQYYKDIASYLLYGYCLMDNHIHLLIKEGKESIGNTMKRIGVSYVSWYNRKYDRAGHLFQDRFKSEVVETDEYLLTVLRYIHQNPVKAGKEKSVEIYKWSSYAEYIGKSKIIETGFILGIFAEEREKFIVHFQNYMNEYADANCIEINEKKRMSDDKIKKIIQKYAKVKMPTELQNMEKTKRDEIVRKIKEMNGISTRQIARLTGMSQSVIAKA, from the coding sequence ATGTCCAGACAAGCGCGTCAAAAAAGCGAAAGCGGAATTTATCACATTATTGTGCGTGGAATCAATAAACAAGTCATATTTGAGGATGATGAAGATCGAGAAAAGTTTATTGGATATTTACAGTATTATAAGGATATTGCCAGCTATCTTCTATATGGTTATTGTTTAATGGATAATCATATCCATTTATTAATTAAGGAGGGTAAAGAATCCATAGGAAACACGATGAAGAGAATCGGCGTAAGCTATGTATCGTGGTATAATCGTAAATATGACCGAGCTGGACACTTATTTCAAGACCGATTTAAAAGTGAAGTTGTGGAAACTGATGAATACTTACTGACCGTATTGCGCTATATTCATCAAAATCCAGTAAAAGCCGGAAAAGAGAAAAGCGTAGAAATTTATAAGTGGAGTAGTTATGCTGAATACATAGGTAAGAGTAAAATCATTGAGACTGGTTTTATATTAGGTATTTTTGCGGAAGAGCGAGAAAAATTCATTGTTCATTTTCAAAACTATATGAATGAATATGCTGACGCCAATTGTATTGAAATAAATGAAAAGAAAAGAATGTCAGATGATAAGATCAAAAAGATCATCCAAAAGTATGCAAAAGTTAAGATGCCTACCGAATTGCAAAATATGGAGAAAACAAAACGAGATGAAATAGTAAGAAAAATAAAAGAAATGAATGGTATTTCAACACGGCAAATAGCAAGACTAACGGGCATGAGTCAAAGTGTGATAGCTAAAGCTTAA
- a CDS encoding AI-2E family transporter: MMAELPQGRNGKNLFPFSWVQRYMLAAIVLLALIFWTAAKLGVVLFIASLVTLLVLPLRNALERKLSRGSASLLAMVIMLAVMAAFATWIVRTIVPSFSLFAYNIPQMIKPEYILSLIDALNLPPEITQYIEQLLNEAAAFAVSLVKQSVNPLVNALSGMVELVGVPFIAFYFLKDGVKLCNMAFSYAPRRERAELLRVAKEIACILGAYIKGQLTVCLFSGIAVFVYFQATGLPFAPVFASLAAVGELVPIVGPLAASAAAVALCLGESVAFAVKTTIFYVILLKVNHNLVSPSLIGRAVKVHPVLIMIGVLLFGHLFGILGMIMAVPVMGVGRLVLREFLPQYGD; this comes from the coding sequence ATGATGGCGGAATTGCCGCAAGGGCGCAATGGAAAAAACCTGTTCCCTTTTTCCTGGGTGCAGCGTTATATGCTTGCCGCGATTGTGCTGCTGGCACTTATTTTCTGGACTGCCGCCAAGCTGGGCGTGGTGCTGTTTATTGCCTCGCTGGTGACGCTGCTTGTTCTGCCGCTGCGCAATGCGCTGGAAAGAAAACTGTCCCGCGGCAGCGCGAGCTTGCTGGCGATGGTGATCATGCTCGCTGTTATGGCGGCTTTTGCCACCTGGATCGTACGGACGATTGTGCCGAGTTTTTCTTTGTTTGCCTATAACATTCCGCAGATGATCAAGCCTGAATATATATTGTCGTTGATTGACGCTCTGAATTTGCCGCCGGAAATAACCCAATACATAGAACAACTGCTCAATGAGGCGGCGGCCTTTGCCGTAAGTCTTGTCAAGCAGTCGGTAAATCCGCTGGTTAACGCTCTGTCCGGCATGGTGGAGCTGGTTGGCGTACCGTTTATTGCCTTCTATTTTTTAAAAGACGGGGTAAAGCTTTGCAACATGGCTTTTTCCTACGCACCCCGGCGGGAAAGGGCCGAATTGCTGCGGGTGGCGAAGGAGATTGCCTGCATACTGGGCGCTTATATCAAAGGCCAATTGACGGTATGCCTGTTTTCCGGCATTGCCGTGTTTGTTTATTTCCAGGCTACCGGGTTGCCGTTTGCACCGGTATTTGCTTCACTGGCGGCAGTCGGGGAACTGGTGCCGATTGTGGGCCCGCTGGCCGCTTCGGCGGCGGCGGTGGCGCTTTGTCTCGGAGAGTCCGTGGCTTTTGCCGTTAAGACAACAATTTTTTATGTCATTCTGTTAAAAGTCAACCATAATTTGGTTTCGCCAAGCCTGATTGGCCGGGCGGTAAAGGTCCATCCGGTATTGATTATGATCGGGGTATTGCTGTTTGGTCATTTATTCGGCATTCTGGGCATGATTATGGCTGTGCCGGTGATGGGCGTTGGCCGTCTGGTATTGCGGGAGTTTCTGCCGCAGTATGGCGATTGA